In uncultured Methanobacterium sp., a genomic segment contains:
- a CDS encoding transglutaminase domain-containing protein yields the protein MFITSVSTVSAASSNNTNSFTPSEIANASVAVQKQIETNKKLPENVAIGNQTVNTAEYLHLAVEATSQIQQNNNKSISVKNDQVPQYSEESLISGSISRADYLDFANRIDDYINNNHQAPPYGFIGLGKISYQSQVYLFSRILSIYYNNGTLPLYINLKPFTSSNIPLLYTPPTTFTPTQIIQTATNLQNIIETTKTIPNTVTINGTTIYTAQFLHLATQTITQLKNNNFDSILLKNDDQPTYTEEQFNPGTMTQNDYLDFAQRITNHMNQNQQAPPYGFTGLGKISYQSQVYLFARILAIYSSTGSLPLAVTMKPFTSSNIPILYTAPTTFTPTQIIQTATELQKTIETTKTIPNTVTINGTTIYTAQFLHLTIQTTIQLKNSSNNSIVLQNDQTPSYTQEQLNTGTLTQNDYLDFARRLNDYMNNNQQAAPYGLIGPGKIGYQSQVYLFTRILTMYNSTGSLPSSIIVKSWTAENIPILSMQSVSFTPQQIVDAAVKLKNTIELTKTIPNTVVINGITIYTAQFLHLSVEATIQLNENNSNKIFLQSDEPPGYSKDELVSGVLFKDEYLDFAQRVSDYMNENHQAPPYGYIGLGTISYQSQVYLFARVLDYYNTSKSLADNIVVKSWSSQNIPLNQANIAFSIDQIALTANGVRNNVEIYNALPEFAYLEGLRVNIAQFLYLTAQAVVQINNHDSSPIKIENFRIPSYSEEQLSSGSLSTEQYVDFAKRIIEYMNENQQAPPYGYIGLGKIGFQSQVYIYSRILDSYRISGSLPTVSANIKPWLSVIYNIPAGYEQYCVPTRYCQSDDPSIIALANSITVSAFSIYDKAVLIFEWVRDNIGFEFYYNSVKGAVGTLQSGAGNCVDTTHLLVALCRASGIPARYVQGDCYFSSGNWYGHVWAMIYVNNQWYWADATSYWNDFGTISNWDTGSYVLKGTYTSLPF from the coding sequence ATGTTTATTACGAGTGTCAGTACTGTTTCAGCTGCTAGTTCGAACAATACCAACAGTTTTACTCCCAGTGAAATCGCAAATGCTTCAGTTGCAGTTCAAAAACAGATCGAAACTAACAAAAAACTACCGGAAAATGTAGCTATTGGTAATCAAACTGTTAACACCGCAGAGTACCTTCATCTGGCTGTCGAAGCAACCAGTCAAATACAACAGAATAACAATAAATCTATAAGTGTGAAAAATGACCAGGTCCCCCAGTACAGTGAAGAATCCTTGATTAGTGGTAGTATAAGCCGGGCAGACTACTTGGATTTTGCAAACCGAATAGATGACTATATAAATAACAACCATCAAGCACCACCTTATGGATTCATAGGGCTAGGGAAAATAAGTTATCAATCGCAGGTATATCTGTTCAGCCGAATCCTGAGTATATATTATAACAACGGCACTTTACCTCTTTACATAAACCTGAAACCATTCACCTCCAGCAACATACCCCTACTCTACACACCGCCAACCACATTCACACCTACACAGATCATCCAAACCGCAACCAACCTACAAAATATTATAGAAACCACCAAAACAATACCCAACACCGTAACCATCAACGGAACAACCATCTACACCGCACAATTCCTACACCTGGCCACCCAAACAATCACACAACTAAAAAACAACAATTTCGATTCAATCCTTCTAAAAAATGATGATCAACCCACTTACACTGAAGAACAGTTCAATCCGGGAACTATGACCCAAAATGACTACCTGGACTTTGCTCAGAGAATTACAAATCATATGAACCAGAATCAGCAGGCACCACCCTATGGATTTACTGGACTTGGAAAAATCAGTTATCAATCTCAGGTATATCTTTTCGCAAGAATACTAGCCATCTACAGCAGCACAGGAAGCCTACCACTTGCAGTAACTATGAAACCATTCACCTCCAGCAACATACCCATACTCTACACAGCACCAACTACATTCACACCCACACAAATCATCCAAACAGCAACCGAACTACAAAAAACCATAGAAACCACCAAAACAATACCCAACACCGTAACCATCAACGGAACAACCATCTACACCGCACAATTCCTGCACTTAACAATACAAACTACCATCCAGCTAAAAAACAGTTCTAACAATTCAATAGTGCTACAAAATGACCAAACACCATCATACACCCAGGAACAATTGAACACCGGTACCCTTACCCAAAACGACTATCTCGACTTCGCCCGAAGGCTAAACGACTACATGAACAACAACCAGCAAGCAGCCCCTTACGGGCTGATCGGCCCTGGAAAAATAGGATACCAATCACAGGTATATCTATTCACACGAATATTAACAATGTACAACAGTACCGGAAGTTTACCTTCTTCTATAATTGTTAAATCCTGGACTGCAGAAAATATACCCATACTTTCAATGCAAAGTGTTAGTTTTACTCCACAACAGATCGTTGATGCTGCAGTTAAATTGAAGAATACAATTGAATTAACAAAAACGATTCCAAATACTGTAGTTATAAATGGGATAACCATTTACACTGCACAATTTTTACATCTGTCTGTTGAAGCTACTATTCAATTAAATGAAAATAACAGTAATAAAATATTTTTACAATCTGATGAACCACCCGGATACAGTAAGGATGAACTGGTTAGTGGTGTTCTGTTTAAGGATGAATATCTCGATTTTGCCCAGCGTGTTTCTGATTATATGAATGAAAACCACCAGGCACCACCCTATGGCTACATTGGACTGGGAACTATAAGTTATCAGTCCCAGGTTTACCTTTTTGCGCGTGTTCTGGATTATTATAATACTTCAAAAAGTTTAGCAGATAACATTGTTGTCAAATCATGGTCTTCTCAAAATATACCCCTTAACCAGGCTAATATTGCATTTTCCATTGATCAAATTGCTTTAACCGCCAATGGAGTTAGGAATAATGTAGAAATTTACAATGCTCTCCCTGAATTTGCATACCTTGAAGGTTTAAGAGTAAATATTGCCCAGTTTTTATATTTAACAGCACAGGCAGTGGTACAAATAAACAATCATGATTCCAGTCCTATTAAAATTGAAAATTTCAGGATACCCAGTTATAGTGAAGAACAGTTGAGTTCTGGTTCATTGAGTACTGAACAGTACGTTGATTTTGCAAAAAGAATCATTGAATACATGAATGAAAACCAACAGGCCCCACCCTACGGATACATTGGACTGGGGAAAATTGGTTTCCAATCGCAGGTCTACATTTACAGCCGCATTCTAGATTCTTATCGAATAAGTGGTTCATTACCTACTGTTTCAGCTAATATTAAGCCCTGGTTGTCAGTTATTTATAATATACCCGCTGGTTATGAACAGTATTGTGTGCCGACACGCTACTGTCAGTCAGATGATCCAAGTATAATAGCTCTAGCTAATAGTATAACAGTGAGCGCATTTTCGATTTATGATAAAGCCGTGCTTATATTTGAATGGGTAAGGGATAATATTGGTTTTGAATTTTATTATAACTCAGTAAAAGGAGCCGTTGGCACTTTACAGTCAGGAGCGGGTAACTGTG